The Miscanthus floridulus cultivar M001 chromosome 7, ASM1932011v1, whole genome shotgun sequence genome includes a region encoding these proteins:
- the LOC136467672 gene encoding 3-ketoacyl-CoA synthase 5-like, which produces MSMGSSAQLRRLKPLYQLVVNNILAIVAVPLAAAVLLRAASLGPEEILARALALRPAHMFLCAFLPAAATVLYLMLRPRAVYLVDYACFRTNPNCRVPFATFLEHSRVWPGFDERSVRFMTRLLERSGLGEETCLPYAQHYIPPSRDLESSRAEAELVIFSAIDDLLAKTGVSPQDIDILVVNCSLFAPTPSFTDMIMHRYGLRKDVRNVHLAGMGCSAGLISVELARNLLQVAPRGARALVVSTETITPNYYMGKERAMLLPNCLFRMGGAAALLSTDGAGARFRLAHVVRTLRGASDSAYHCVYQEEDDRGNVGINLSKDLMNIAGDALKANITAMGPLVLPASEQLLFALSFIARKVLNNRIKPYIPDFRTAFEHFCIHAGGRAVIDELQRSLTLSDEQVEASRMTLHRFGNTSSSSLWYELAYIEAKGRMRRGDRVWMIGFGSGFKCNSAAWECIRPAANADGPWANCIHRYPVHIPDVLKH; this is translated from the coding sequence ATGTCCATGGGCTCCTCGGCGCAGCTCAGGCGGCTGAAGCCTCTGTACCAGCTGGTGGTGAACAACATCCTGGCCATCGTGGCCGTGCCGCTCGCCGCCGCGGTCCTGCTCAGGGCGGCGTCGCTCGGACCCGAGGAGATCCTGGCCCGGGCCCTCGCGCTCCGGCCGGCGCACATGTTCCTGTGCGCGTTCCTGCCGGCCGCGGCCACGGTGCTGTACCTCATGCTCCGGCCCCGCGCGGTGTACCTGGTGGACTACGCGTGCTTCCGCACCAACCCCAACTGCCGCGTCCCGTTCGCGACGTTCCTGGAGCACTCCCGCGTGTGGCCGGGCTTCGACGAGCGCAGCGTCCGGTTCATGACGCGCCTGCTGGAGCGTTCGGGGCTCGGGGAGGAGACGTGCCTGCCGTACGCGCAGCACTACATCCCGCCGTCGCGTGACCTCGAGTCCTCCCGCGCCGAGGCCGAGCTCGTCATCTTCTCCGCCATCGACGACCTGCTCGCCAAGACGGGCGTCTCCCCGCAGGACATCGACATCCTGGTGGTGAACTGCAGCCTGTTCGCGCCGACGCCGTCCTTCACGGACATGATCATGCACCGGTACGGGCTCCGCAAGGACGTGCGCAACGTGCACCTCGCCGGGATGGGGTGCAGCGCGGGGCTCATCTCCGTGGAGCTGGCCCGGAACCTGCTGCAGGTGGCGCCGCGGGGCGCGCGCGCGCTGGTGGTGTCCACGGAGACCATCACCCCGAACTACTACATGGGCAAGGAGCGCGCGATGCTGCTCCCCAACTGCCTGTTCCGCATGGGCGGCGCCGCGGCGCTGCTGTCGACGGACGGCGCCGGCGCGCGGTTCCGCCTGGCGCACGTGGTGCGCACGCTGCGCGGCGCCTCGGACAGCGCGTACCACTGCGTGTACCAGGAGGAGGACGACCGGGGCAACGTGGGCATCAACCTGTCCAAGGACCTGATGAACATCGCGGGCGACGCGCTGAAGGCGAACATCACGGCGATGGGCCCGTTGGTGCTGCCGGCGTCGGAGCAGCTGCTGTTCGCGCTGTCCTTCATCGCGCGCAAGGTGCTCAACAACCGGATCAAGCCCTACATCCCGGACTTCCGCACGGCGTTCGAgcacttctgcatccacgcgggCGGGCGCGCCGTGATCGACGAGCTCCAGCGCAGCCTCACGCTGTCGGACGAGCAGGTGGAGGCGTCGCGGATGACGCTGCACCGGTTCGGCAACACCTCCAGCAGCTCCCTCTGGTACGAGCTCGCCTACATCGAGGCCAAGGGCCGCATGCGCAGGGGCGACCGCGTCTGGATGATCGGCTTCGGCTCCGGCTTCAAGTGCAACAGCGCCGCCTGGGAGTGCATCCGCCCCGCCGCCAACGCCGACGGGCCGTGGGCCAACTGCATCCACCGGTACCCCGTCCACATTCCCGACGTGCTCAAGCACTGA